The segment GGAGAGGTCACGATCTCCGTCCGCGCCGCCGGGATGAACCCAGCGGACGCCAAGCACGTGGCCACCGGCGCCGGCGACTTCCCGAGGGCGATCGGGTACGAGGTCGCTGGGGTCGTCACCGCGGTCGGACCGGGGGCCGAGATCGGCTCGGGTCCGGTGGCGGTGGGGGACGAGGTCCTCGCCTTCCGCATCAGCGGCGGCTGGGCGACCGAGGTGACCGTGCCGGCGCAGGACGTCTTCGCCAAGCCGCCATCCCTGTCCTTCGGCGAGGCCGCCAACCTGCTGCTCGCCGGCACGACCGCCGCCGAGATGCTGCACGTGGTCGGCGTCTCGCGCGGCGACACGATCGTGGTGCACGGTGCGTCCGGTGCCGTCGGCGTCAGCGTGCTGCAGCAGGCCGCGTGGCTCGGCGCCCGGGTGATCGGCACGGCCAGCCCGTCCAACCACGACGTCGTACTCCGCTTCGGCGGCGACCCGGTCGCCTACGGGGAAGGACTCGCGGAGCGCGTGCGCGCCGCCGCACCGGAGGGCGTCGCCGCGGCGCTCGACTGCGTGGGCACCGAGGAAGCAGTCGCGGTGTCCCTGGCCCTGGTTGCCGACCGCGGTCGCATCGTCACGATCGCGGCCGCGGACCGGGCGCGTGACGAGGGCTTCCTGGCCATCGCGGGTGCGCGGCCCGCGAGCCGTGACTTCCGCGCGTCCGTGCGGGCCGACCTGGTGCAGCGGGCGGGAGCCGGCGAGCTCGTCGTGCCCGTGGCCCGCTCGTTCCCGCTGGCCGACGCCCTCGCCGCGACCGAGCTGCTGATGGGCCAGCACCCGGGTGGAAAGCTCGTGCTCGTGCCCTGACGCGACTCAGCCCGAGAGGTCCGGACGGGCGAGGCGGTCCGCCACGACCGTCCACACGTCCGGGTCGAACCCCATCCCGAGGTGCGTCGACGACACCTCGACGTGCTCGGCCGACGGCGTCGCGCGGTCGATGCACGCCTGCCACGAGACGACGCCGTCGCGGCGGGAGAAGAGCACCGTGAGCGGCACCCGGATCGGGGAGGAGGCGTCGAGCCGGCGGGCGACGCGGTCGGCGTCCGCGTCGGCCCCGGCGTTCGAGGAGCGAGCGACGCTCGTGTGACGGGCGCCGCCGGCCACCGGCGTGCCGTAGGTGACGACGCGTCGTACGGCGTCCGGGTGGCGTCGCGCCACCTCCCGCGCGATGACGCCCCCGAGGCTCCACCCGACCAGCGAGGCCGGCTCGCCGGTCTCGTCGACGAGCTCGAGCACACGGGTCGACAGCCGCTCGACGTCGCGGCGCGGGTCGCCGGTGTTGGTGCCGAAGCCCCAGCCGCGGGCGTCGTACCCGAGCCGGGTGAGGTAGGCCCGCAGCGGCGCGCCCGTGAGCTCGGGGGCCTTCCAGCCGGGGATGTCGACCACGAGGTGGCCGTCGCCGCGGGGCGCCGCCGCGAGCCGGGGGAGGGCCGCGACCAGGCGGGCCGCGTCGAGCGGCGCCGCGAGCTCGCCGACCATCGTCCACGGCGTCGGCGGGCCGTCGGGGCGGGCGAGGTCACGGGCGTCGTCGCGGGCCCTGGCACGGGACCGGAGGCCGGTGGCGGAGAGCACGGACGCGCCGGCGGGCCAGGTGCGGGAGGGCATGTCGGGGACTGTACGTCGACGGGTGGCGGTCGATGGTCGCGCAATCGATGGTTGCGCATCCTTCGTCGACGGGCGTACGCTGACGAGCAACCAAGAGTTGCGGGAGGCTGTCATGGAGCTGGGAACGATCGAGCGGGAGCTCTACGTCGAGGCGACCCCCGCGGTCGTCTTCGAGGTGGTGAGCGACCCGGCCCACGTGAAGCAGTGGTGGTCCGACGACGCGCGCTACGAGACCGTCGTCGGGTCGGAGGGCGAGATCCTGTTCGCCGACGCTGATGGCGGGAAGGTCGAGGCGTTCACCGTCGTGGAGGTGCAGCCGCCCACCCGCTTCTCCTTCCGCTGGACCCACCCGGCGGGGGAGGAGGCGGTGGAGGGCAACTCGCTGCTCGTCACCTTCGAGCTCGTCGCCCAGGGCGCGGGCACGCTGGTGCGCTTCCGGGAGACCGGCTTCCGCGAGCGGGGCTGGACCGCCGCCGTGCAGCAGGCGACCTACGAGGACCACGTCCACGGGTGGGACTACTTCCTGCCGCGCCTCGTCACGCACGCCGCAGCGCTGGACGCCCGGCCATGACGGAGGCAGTCGACGACGCGCTCTGGTCGGCGATCGGCGACCCCACCCGGCGCCAGATGATCGACCTGCTCCTCGCGGCCGGGTCGGCCACGTCGACGTCGTTGAGCGAACGGCTCCCGGTCAGCCGGCAGGCGGTCGCGAAGCACCTGGTCGTGCTCGATCGGGTCGGCCTCGTGCACGGGCAGACGGCCGGCCGGGAACGGCACTACCGGATCGACGAGGAGCAGCTGTCCCGCGCGCTGGCGCAGCTCGAGGCCGTGAGCACGGCCTGGGACGGCCGGCTCCGCCGGATCAAGCGCCTCGCCGAGGCGCTTCAGGAGGAGCGCGAGGACTGAATCCTCCGGCGGACCCTCCGCCCCCACACGAAAGGATCGACATGAACGACCTGACCCACACCTTCACCGTGGACGCGACGCCGCAGGCTGCCTACGAGGCCATCATCGACGTCCGCTCCTGGTGGGGCGCGACCAACATCGTCGGCGCCACCGACCAGCTGGGAGCCGACTGGTTCTACCTGGTGCCGGACCTCCACTACTCCAAGCAGCACACCGCCGAGCTCGTCCCCGGCGAGCGGGTGGTGTGGGAGTTCACCGACG is part of the Nocardioides cavernae genome and harbors:
- a CDS encoding NADP-dependent oxidoreductase; its protein translation is MAHRWIATRPGGLDVFVFEEHDVPVPQAGEVTISVRAAGMNPADAKHVATGAGDFPRAIGYEVAGVVTAVGPGAEIGSGPVAVGDEVLAFRISGGWATEVTVPAQDVFAKPPSLSFGEAANLLLAGTTAAEMLHVVGVSRGDTIVVHGASGAVGVSVLQQAAWLGARVIGTASPSNHDVVLRFGGDPVAYGEGLAERVRAAAPEGVAAALDCVGTEEAVAVSLALVADRGRIVTIAAADRARDEGFLAIAGARPASRDFRASVRADLVQRAGAGELVVPVARSFPLADALAATELLMGQHPGGKLVLVP
- a CDS encoding alpha/beta fold hydrolase, whose product is MPSRTWPAGASVLSATGLRSRARARDDARDLARPDGPPTPWTMVGELAAPLDAARLVAALPRLAAAPRGDGHLVVDIPGWKAPELTGAPLRAYLTRLGYDARGWGFGTNTGDPRRDVERLSTRVLELVDETGEPASLVGWSLGGVIAREVARRHPDAVRRVVTYGTPVAGGARHTSVARSSNAGADADADRVARRLDASSPIRVPLTVLFSRRDGVVSWQACIDRATPSAEHVEVSSTHLGMGFDPDVWTVVADRLARPDLSG
- a CDS encoding SRPBCC domain-containing protein yields the protein MELGTIERELYVEATPAVVFEVVSDPAHVKQWWSDDARYETVVGSEGEILFADADGGKVEAFTVVEVQPPTRFSFRWTHPAGEEAVEGNSLLVTFELVAQGAGTLVRFRETGFRERGWTAAVQQATYEDHVHGWDYFLPRLVTHAAALDARP
- a CDS encoding ArsR/SmtB family transcription factor, whose product is MTEAVDDALWSAIGDPTRRQMIDLLLAAGSATSTSLSERLPVSRQAVAKHLVVLDRVGLVHGQTAGRERHYRIDEEQLSRALAQLEAVSTAWDGRLRRIKRLAEALQEERED